One Catenulispora sp. GP43 genomic window, ACGCTGAGCGGGTGCGGCTCAGCGCGCGCGAGCGGCGGCTCGCGGAGCGGTTCACGGCGTCGCAGCCGCATGTCCCGGTGGCGGAGATCCCGGCGCAGTCCGGGGACATCCACGACCTGGAGGGGCTGCGGCTGGCCGGGGATCTGCTGGCCGGCGGCGCCTGACGCGAGCGGCGCGGGCTGGCCCGGCCGGCCGGGCCAGCCGGGTCGGGGCTGCCGGCGCGGTGCGGATCCGGCAGGAGAGCGGTTGGGCGCGCTGACCGGCGTCGCCTGACGCGAGTGGTGCGCTAGCCGGATCGGCATGCACTGCCGGCGTGGCGCGGATCTGGCGGGAGATCTGTGGGCTGCGGCAGCTCGCGCGAGTCGTGCCCGCCGACCGGACCGGCACTGCTGCCCTGGCGCAGATCAGCACTCAGCCCGGCGGGTATCCACCGCGCCGGGCTGAAACCGTCCGGAAACCAGCCTGCCTACCGCGAGCGCTGGCTCAGCCGCTCCACGTTCGTCAGCACCACGGCGCGCGCCTCCAGGCGCAGCCAGCCGCGGCCGGCGAAGTCGGCCAGCGCCTTGTTCACGGTCTCGCGGGAGGCGCCGACCAGCTGGGCCAGCTCCTCCTGCGTCATGTCGTGGGCGACGTGGATGCCGTCCTCGGCCGGGGTGCCGAAGCGCGCCGACAGGTCCAGCAGGGCCTTGGCCACGCGGCCGGGCACGTCTGAGAACACCAGATCGGACATCGAGTCGTTGGTGCGGCGCAGCCGCCGGGCGATGGCGCGCAGCAGGGCCCGGGCCACGTCGGGGCGGGTGGCCAGCCACGGGGTCAGCTCGTCGGAGCTCAGGCCGAGCAGGGTCGAGTCCACCAGGGCGGTGGCGCCGGCCGAGCGCGGGCCCGGGTCGAACAGGGACAGCTCGCCGAACATCTCGCCGGGGCCGAGCACCGCGACCAGGTTCTCGCGCCCGTCGCCGCTGGTGCGGCCGAGCTTGATCTTCCCGCGCAGCACCACGTACAGCGAGTCCCCGGGGTCCCCCTCGTGGAACAGGAGGTCACCTCGGGCCAGCTCGATCTCGTTCATGGAGGCGCGCAGGGACGCGGCCGCGTCCTGGTCGAGCGTGGCGAAGAGGGGCGTACGGCGCAGTACGTCGTCCACGGGTTTCTCCTCTTAAAAGGCAGTGCTGTTCCGAGACCAGTGTGACGCAGGGAGCGCCTGCGCAGCACGCCGGGTCGGGCTATCGTGCGATGTCCATTAGACCGTATGAGTAGTCATCTCCACGAAAGTGTCCGCACCAATGCGTCCAGCGCCCTGGGGTAGGCGGCCTCCGTGGGACTGCCGAAACCGACCACGATGCCCTGTGGACGTGCGGCGGAGCTCGCAAGAGTGTTCGCCGGAAGTGTGTGCCACAGATCCCCGAGGCCTTCCAGGTCCAGATCAAACTCAGCTGCGCGCTTGAGCACTTCGGCCTCGGTCATCCCCGCCGGTTCCAGCCGGACCAGCGCGTGCAGGCCGGCGGCGATGCCGCCGAGCGCGAAGCCGGCCGCCGGCCGCCCGGCCCGGGTGTGCAGCCGCTCGGCCAGCAGGTCGCGGCGCCGGCGGTAGCGCAGCCGCGCGGCGCGGATGTGCCGGTCGTAGTCGTGGGAGGCGATGAACTCCGCGAGCGTCAGCTGGCCCAGGGCCTCGGACTGGTGGTCGGCGTGCCGCTTGGCCTCGGTGAGCGGCCCGACCAGGTGCTCGGGCAGGACCAGCCACGCCAGCCGGATCGCCGGCC contains:
- a CDS encoding Crp/Fnr family transcriptional regulator, with the translated sequence MDDVLRRTPLFATLDQDAAASLRASMNEIELARGDLLFHEGDPGDSLYVVLRGKIKLGRTSGDGRENLVAVLGPGEMFGELSLFDPGPRSAGATALVDSTLLGLSSDELTPWLATRPDVARALLRAIARRLRRTNDSMSDLVFSDVPGRVAKALLDLSARFGTPAEDGIHVAHDMTQEELAQLVGASRETVNKALADFAGRGWLRLEARAVVLTNVERLSQRSR